The nucleotide sequence AGTTGACAGGATAACGAAGAGGATTATGGAGGAATTGAGCAAGGATGGAAGCTTTGGGTCTGATAGAGGTTAAGGGATTGACGGCGGGATTGACCGCGGCTGACGCTGCCTGCAAGGCGGCGGCTGTGAGGCTCGTGGGGTATGAACTGGCTAAGGGAGGAGGGGGAATGTTGGTGGTTAAAATCTCTGGTGATGTTTCCGCAATTCAAGCCGCCGTGGAGGCGGGTGTTGCAGAGGCGAAGAAGGTGGGGGAGGTGGTTTCCTTCCATATAATCCCCCGCCCCGTGGAAAGCTTGATAGACTTGATAGAGAGCAGGGAAACGGTTGGCTCCGAGAGACAGAGGTTTTTGGAGATAGAATGAGGAAAAGGAGGTGAAAAAAATAAAGGAACAGGAGATGGAAGCGTTGGGAATGATAGAGATAAGAGGACTGACGGCAGCGATTGAGGCTGCGGATGCGATGGTGAAAGCGGCTAATGTTGTCCTCGTGGGCTATGAGAAGGTAGGTTCCGCCTATGTGACGGTTATGGTGAGAGGAGATGTTGGCGCTGTAAGGGCTGCGGTTGACGCGGGAGCGGCTAACGCAAAGAAGGTGGGGGAGGTAGTATCCGTCCACATCATCGCCAGACCACACGAGAGTTTGGAGGAACCATTGAAGGAGATAGGAGGAAAAGAGGCTACGGAAATTGAGAAGCAAAGATTTATTGAAATAGATTAAAAATTTTTAAGGAGGTGATTTCGGGTGGCTGAAGCCCCCGCTGTAAGATTGGAAGCATTAGGAATGATTGAGACACGAGGACTCGTCCCAGCGATTGAGGCTGCGGATGCGATGGTGAAAGCGGCTAATGTTGTCCTCGTGGGCTATGAGAAGGTAGGTTCCGC is from bacterium and encodes:
- a CDS encoding BMC domain-containing protein, translated to MEALGLIEVKGLTAGLTAADAACKAAAVRLVGYELAKGGGGMLVVKISGDVSAIQAAVEAGVAEAKKVGEVVSFHIIPRPVESLIDLIESRETVGSERQRFLEIE
- a CDS encoding BMC domain-containing protein encodes the protein MEALGMIEIRGLTAAIEAADAMVKAANVVLVGYEKVGSAYVTVMVRGDVGAVRAAVDAGAANAKKVGEVVSVHIIARPHESLEEPLKEIGGKEATEIEKQRFIEID